The Nitrospirales bacterium genome includes a window with the following:
- a CDS encoding TonB-dependent receptor plug domain-containing protein, which produces MAVEIVSLGQKQPTLFENTSVVYVITQEDIRRSEVTSIPEALRMVPGVQVDRLSDQQWAIKIQGLLDRLVNTLLVMIDGCLVSKSLLTGTTWDMRDTMLEDIERIEVSRESAETSRGVNAINGVIHIFTTHGRNNQEF; this is translated from the coding sequence ATGGCAGTTGAGATCGTTTCGCTTGGCCAAAAACAACCAACACTCTTTGAAAACACTTCGGTCGTGTATGTGATTACTCAGGAGGACATTCGTCGCTCCGAAGTGACAAGCATCCCTGAAGCGCTTCGAATGGTTCCAGGTGTACAGGTAGATCGTCTTAGCGATCAGCAGTGGGCCATCAAAATACAAGGGCTTCTTGATCGCTTAGTGAATACGCTACTCGTGATGATTGATGGGTGTCTTGTGTCCAAGTCCTTGTTGACTGGGACGACGTGGGACATGCGGGACACCATGCTGGAAGATATCGAGCGAATTGAAGTCTCCCGAGAGTCGGCTGAGACTTCCAGGGGAGTCAACGCGATCAATGGAGTAATTCATATCTTTACGACACACGGCCGCAACAATCAAGAATTCTAA